One window from the genome of Bacteroidales bacterium encodes:
- the gap gene encoding type I glyceraldehyde-3-phosphate dehydrogenase, producing the protein MKVAINGFGRIGRNVFKIALEKPNIEIIGINDLTDTKTLAYLLKYDSTQGKYNETVSYDDTHIIVNGKKIKVTAEKSPAQIPWVTKPDVVIESTGKFVSRESEKGGYGDHLKNGAKKVLLTVPAKDEIDRMIVLGVNDHELKPTDLCVSNASCTTNCLAPIVKILNDHWGVENGFMTTVHAYTNDQMILDAPHKDLRRARAAAVSQVPTTTGAAKSVGKVIPELKGKLDGISIRVPTPTGSIVDFVANLKKEATKEEINTAIKKASETTMKGIIEYCEDPIVSVDIIHNSHSSIFDALSTMVIGKTVKVLSWYDNEWGYSNRVVDLIGKLF; encoded by the coding sequence ATAAAAGTTGCAATTAACGGGTTTGGAAGAATTGGACGTAATGTATTTAAAATTGCGTTAGAAAAACCAAATATTGAAATTATTGGTATCAACGATTTAACCGATACCAAAACTTTAGCTTATCTATTAAAATACGATTCTACACAAGGAAAGTATAACGAAACGGTATCTTACGACGATACACATATTATAGTAAACGGCAAAAAAATTAAAGTTACGGCAGAAAAAAGTCCAGCTCAAATACCATGGGTGACTAAACCCGATGTAGTAATTGAGTCAACCGGTAAGTTTGTGTCACGCGAGAGCGAAAAAGGTGGTTATGGCGACCATTTAAAAAATGGAGCGAAAAAGGTTTTACTTACTGTTCCTGCTAAAGACGAAATTGATCGAATGATTGTACTTGGTGTAAACGACCATGAATTGAAACCTACCGATTTGTGTGTTTCTAATGCTTCGTGTACCACCAATTGCCTTGCTCCTATTGTTAAAATATTAAACGACCATTGGGGCGTTGAAAATGGTTTTATGACCACCGTCCATGCTTATACCAACGACCAAATGATTTTGGATGCTCCTCATAAAGATCTACGTAGAGCTCGTGCCGCTGCTGTTTCGCAAGTGCCTACTACTACCGGTGCCGCAAAATCGGTTGGAAAGGTTATACCAGAATTAAAAGGTAAGTTAGACGGTATTTCTATTCGTGTTCCTACCCCAACAGGGTCTATTGTTGATTTTGTTGCAAACTTAAAAAAAGAAGCAACTAAAGAAGAAATAAATACAGCCATTAAAAAAGCATCAGAAACTACCATGAAAGGTATAATAGAATATTGTGAAGACCCTATCGTTTCTGTTGATATTATTCATAACTCTCATTCGAGTATTTTCGATGCATTAAGCACCATGGTCATTGGAAAAACTGTTAAAGTGCTTTCTTGGTACGATAACGAATGGGGTTATTCTAACCGTGTTGTTGACCTTATTGGTAAATTATTTTAA